A single region of the Scyliorhinus canicula chromosome 31, sScyCan1.1, whole genome shotgun sequence genome encodes:
- the LOC119958963 gene encoding 4F2 cell-surface antigen heavy chain-like, producing MEEIAALKMKSIIIGPIHKTAPDNIRETRLTEIDSKLGNLEQLQKLLEAARRKGIKVILDLTPNYRGKQEWFGINFNRTNGSQDYLQEKEAFRYWLEKGLDGLRLRGIEQVVNSAPSRVEEWQNLTKNFSVDEKPRALILATVSSNSEEILQLLNQSDTDILFSYYLRETLVPAEPLQADNVRQSVEKYIANCGKTWPSWAIGGYEVGHMASSLEQYLHGLVHVMLFTLPGTPFIYYGDEIGLEDTQPFQNKTPWMLWNTSANGGFTSNASISHFVPPLNRTVQGQMSPPSPLSLIKKLSLLKMKERSLLFGEFESVHSSPTVYVYSRIWDQSDRFLVLLNFGKQSSEISLAGNSLPAEASVELSSVGQRLEGMVSLSKLHLAGGEGLLLKFPFVA from the exons ATGGAGGAAATTGCTGCGCTCAAGATGAAGAGTATTATTATCGGCCCAATCCACAAGACTGCTCCAGACAACATCAGAGAGACCAGGCTGACCGAAATCGACAGCAAACTGGGCAACCTGGAGCAGTTGCAGAAGCTGCTGGAGGCGGCCAGACGGAAAG GTATCAAGGTGATTCTGGATCTAACTCCGAATTACAGAGGAAAGCAGGAGTGGTTTGGGATTAACTTCAACAGGACTAATGGCAGCCAGGACTATTTACAG GAGAAAGAAGCATTTCGATATTGGCTGGAAAAAGGTTTGGATGGGCTGCGTCTGCGGGGAATTGAGCAAGTTGTGAATTCT GCACCCAGCAGGGTGGAGGAGTGGCAGAACCTTACCAAGAACTTCTCTGTGGATGAGAAACCACG GGCCCTCATCTTGGCCACAGTGAGCAGTAACAGCGAGGAAATCCTGCAGCTGCTGAACCAATCGGACACGGACATTCTCTTCAGTTACTACCTCCGGGAAACCCTCGTTCCGGCAGAGCCTCTCCAAGCAGACAACGTCCGGCAAAGTGTTGAGAAATACATCGCAAACTGTGGCAAAACCTGGCCCAGCTGGGCG ATTGGTGGCTATGAAGTGGGACACATGGCGTCATCGCTGGAGCAGTACCTCCATGGCCTGGTGCACGTGATGCTCTTCACACTTCCCGGAACTCCCTTCATTTATTATGGAGATGAGATTGGACTGGAGGATACCCAG CCATTTCAAAATAAAACGCCGTGGATGTTGTGGAACACTTCAGCAAATGGAGGCTTCACATCAAACGCCAGCATCAGTCACTTTGTTCCACCTTTAAATCGTACGGTGCAG GGTCAGATGTCCCCTCCGTCGCCTTTATCCTTGATAAAGAAGCTCAGTTTGCTGAAAATGAAAGAACGCTCGTTACTATTTGGAGAGTTTGAGTCTGTACACAGCTCGCCAACGGTGTACGTCTATTCACGAATCTGGGACCAAAGTGACCGATTCCTCGTCCTCCTCAACTTTGGGAAGCAGTCGAGTGAAATCTCGCTGGCGGGCAACAGTCTGCCGGCCGAGGCCTCGGTGGAGCTGAGTTCGGTCGGTCAGAGGCTGGAGGGGATGGTCAGTTTATCGAAACTCCATCtcgctggaggggaggggttactattGAAATTCCCCTTTGTCGCTTGA